TTATAGGTTTCCGCATCTTCGCCTTTTTGCGCGAATACGGGAATTTCATGGTCTAAGACGAGGCTGGCTGCTACGTCGTCTTGTGTGGATAGGGGGTTACTCGCAATTAACAGCGCGTCTGCACCACCAGCTTTGAGCGCGATCGCCAAATGTGCTGTTTCTGTGGTGATGTGGGCGCAAGCTACAAGACGCAAGCCAACAAAGGGCTTTTCTTGAGCAAAGCGATCGCGGATTTGCCGTAATACTGGCATTTCCCGTCCAGCCCATTCAATACGCTGTCTTCCCAAGGGAGCGAGGGCGAGGTCTTTAACCTCGTGCTTTAATCGGGGAGAAGTTGCGGTCATTAAATATACCTCTAAAAAGTCAAACGAGTTACGTAATTGCTTACGCACTCTACTAGATTATTCCATGACTAGCAAATTTTGGGAGTAATTGCCAAAAACCTAGTCAATGGTTTCCTGGATTAGCTTGACGTTTCTCTTACACAATGTCAACGCCAGACTCAGCTTTTTCCTTTTTACTTGATTTCTGGTAAAAGTATTAGGAATGTTTTCTAACGCTTGCCTTTACAGTAAGCAAAAGCCTATTGTCATCTATCTAAAGATAGTAAATAAACAGTTAAATCAACATTTAAACCCAAAAACTCAACTTTAGATAGGTACAACTACCGCGTTGAATTTTGGAGGATAGCTAAGGAAAAGCTCAATAGGACTTTTATAATTTTGAATTTTTTAAGGAGGTGTGGTAGTGAAATTTAACTTTTTGGCGATCGCGGGTTCAATGGCTATTACCATTGTCTCTATGCCAAAAGCGACAGCCCAGATTCCATTTTTACAACAACTACCAGTACCAACCAGTGCCAGCAACCAGCCGGATAATAAAGTTGTATCTGAGTGGGTTTATTTGGATGGTCGCCGCTTATTTCAAATAGCAGCAACTAAAAATAATCTTGCAGAACGCAAGGAAAACATTGAGCAGAATTTGCAAGAAATTACTCGTAATTATGTACGTTCATCGGCAGCAGAACCTAATGTACAAGTCCTCACACTCAACGGATTACCAGTAATTTACGTTAACAATCGTTACTTAATGACGATCACGCCTCAAGATGGTAGCCAAGGTGAGGGTGATGCTTTTGCATTAGCTGAAAGTATTAAAGAGTCGTTAAAGCAAGACTTACAACGAGCAAGACAAGAACGACAAACTCAATTTTTCGTTGACCAAGCAAAAATTGCTGGTGCGATCGCCTTAACCATGCTGATCGCCAGTTGGGGAGTTACACGTTGGCAACGTCGTGTTTTCAAGAACTCTGCACAATCTGGGGCTTCTTCCCTACCAGATACCAATCAAATTACAACCCAGTTAAATCAACAGCAGCAGCGACATCTGCGAGAAGTCAAAAGAAGGCTATTTCAATTCACCCAACTAGGTATTTGGGGTGGGGGAAATTTCATTATTTTGGGTTTATTTCCTTATACACGTAGCTTGCAAGTAGCTATTCTCGCAGCAGCCCAAATTCCTTTACGATTAGCTGTGGTAGGCGTAGGAACTTATGTAGTGATACGTTTGACCTATGCGCTGATTGACCGCTTTACCACCACCCTCATTAGCAGTGGTGCTTTGCTCACAACAGCAGAAGCCGCCGAACGTCTGCGATTGCGAGTCTCTACATTCTCTGGGGTAACGAAAAGTATTTCTACCATCGTCTGTGTAGGAGTTGGGATTCTACTAGCGTTGGTATCCTTGGGTATAGATATCGTTCCTTTATTGGCTGGTGCGAGTTTAGTTGGTGTAGCTGTATCTTTAGCCTCACAGAACTTAATCAAAGATGCAATCAACGGCTTTCTGATTATTTTAGAAGACCAGTACGCTTTAGGTGATGTGATTAATGTTGGTAATTTCGGCGGCTTAGTAGAGAATCTTAATCTGCGTATGACTCAGATACGCGACTCGGAAGGACGGTTAATTACAATTCCCAATAGTGAAATTAAAATTGTGGCTAATCTCTCCAGCCGTTGGTCACGCGCAGATTTATCTATACCTGTAGATTATCAAGCCGATATTGACAAAGTTTTAAAGTTGATTGGCGATGTCGCTTTAAAGATGGATCAAGATCCCCTTTGGCAAAGGCAGATTATCGAAACACCGCAAGTATTGGGAGTTGATAATTTTGGCGATCGCGGTTTGATTATCCGCGTCTGGATTAAAACGCAACCCCTCAAGCAATGGGACGTAGCCAGAGAATACCGCCGCCGCCTGAAAATTGCTTTCGATCAAGCAGGTATCTTTATTCCTGTACCACAACAAGCAGTTTGGGTGAATGATAATCCTCATGTACTACACGCGCAGGAGAATGGGAAGGGAGTGGGGAGTGGGGAGTAGGAAGTGGGGGAAGATGAGGGAGTCTGACAGGTGTAGGTTTTTGATGTGGGTATGAGTGGACACTCTCAAACAGAGTTCTAAGTAGGTGGTTGCAATTAAATATAAAGCCCAACAAACTTTAGATGAAACTGGTCGTATCACTGTAGTTGTTCAAGACAATGGCTGTTTGCATAGGAGTAACAAAGCAAAACAACGATGGCAACAATGGCAAGAACAGCGATTATACCTGTTTTTCTTACCACCATATTGTTCCCAAATGAATCGAATTGAGGAGGAGTGGCATCAATTGAAAACTCATGAGATTGCTGGACAGATGTTTGATAATAATTATGATTTAGCGATGGCAAGTATTGATGGCATTGAAGCCAGAAGCCTTAAGAATGGATATGCTCTTGAGCGTTTTATATTTAATTGCACATAGCTACTTATTTGA
Above is a genomic segment from Nostoc sp. MS1 containing:
- a CDS encoding mechanosensitive ion channel family protein is translated as MKFNFLAIAGSMAITIVSMPKATAQIPFLQQLPVPTSASNQPDNKVVSEWVYLDGRRLFQIAATKNNLAERKENIEQNLQEITRNYVRSSAAEPNVQVLTLNGLPVIYVNNRYLMTITPQDGSQGEGDAFALAESIKESLKQDLQRARQERQTQFFVDQAKIAGAIALTMLIASWGVTRWQRRVFKNSAQSGASSLPDTNQITTQLNQQQQRHLREVKRRLFQFTQLGIWGGGNFIILGLFPYTRSLQVAILAAAQIPLRLAVVGVGTYVVIRLTYALIDRFTTTLISSGALLTTAEAAERLRLRVSTFSGVTKSISTIVCVGVGILLALVSLGIDIVPLLAGASLVGVAVSLASQNLIKDAINGFLIILEDQYALGDVINVGNFGGLVENLNLRMTQIRDSEGRLITIPNSEIKIVANLSSRWSRADLSIPVDYQADIDKVLKLIGDVALKMDQDPLWQRQIIETPQVLGVDNFGDRGLIIRVWIKTQPLKQWDVAREYRRRLKIAFDQAGIFIPVPQQAVWVNDNPHVLHAQENGKGVGSGE